In one Paraburkholderia megapolitana genomic region, the following are encoded:
- a CDS encoding adenosylcobalamin-dependent ribonucleoside-diphosphate reductase — protein sequence MAENDTDIAARTLSVAPQQFSLDVLLEKYAKGDEQSVDDVYRRVAHGVAQAEPPALREEVEARFVENLQHGALGAGRIMSAAGSGIAATLINCFVQPVGDSIQGVDEDGLPGIYVALLQAAETMRRGGGVGYNFSAIRPKGARVHTTSSSASGPCSYIDVFDASCRTVESAGSRRGAQMAVLDCTHPDLPEFIEAKHSKGRWNNFNVSVAVTDEFMQAVEADLPWQLVHRAEPSPALRAASDLRQREDGLWVYAEKRAREIWERIMRSTYDVAEPGVVFISRMNEDNNLRTLETIRATNPCGEQPLPAYGCCNLGPLNLTRFVIDPFAQVRGGKPSFDWDELAARTRTQVRFLDDVLDVTLWPLPEQYDESRAKRRIGVGFTGLGDTLVMLGLRYDRAEGRDFAARIAQLMRDEAYRASVELARERGAFALFDADSYLADGTFASRLPDDIKASIRRDGIRNSHLLSIAPTGTVSLAFADNASNGIEPAFSWTYTRMKVMADGSRASFAVEDHAYRVYRAFGGNVDALPDYFVSALDMSARDHLDMMAAVQPYIDTSISKTVNVPADYPFDAFENLYFDAWKGGLKGLATYRPNETLGAVLSVTPQSTDDALAEIDADPLRVAIDHRPKGELPAIIEKVEYLTQVGKKSLYVAVSFIEVTGRVGGEDMTIERPIEFFIPVGQRDESQQWITATMRSLSLAARGGFVARNLQDLRKVSWDRGQVRLGDVLRLDGHRTPRWHDSEVAALAYAIQQILHRRGFLDAEGNQVPTRLLARLPRGHLAEAAAPVAGLAEPDRGDSGETAALPEGAGPLELRTMLGRKCDTCGANAVIRKDGCDFCTACGEVGACG from the coding sequence ATGGCCGAAAACGACACCGATATCGCCGCGCGCACGCTCTCCGTCGCTCCACAACAATTCTCGCTCGACGTCCTGCTCGAAAAGTACGCAAAGGGTGACGAACAAAGCGTCGACGACGTCTACCGGCGCGTCGCGCACGGTGTCGCACAGGCCGAACCGCCGGCGCTGCGCGAAGAGGTCGAAGCGCGTTTCGTCGAGAACCTGCAGCATGGCGCGCTCGGCGCCGGGCGCATCATGAGCGCGGCCGGCTCAGGCATCGCCGCGACGCTGATCAACTGCTTCGTGCAACCGGTCGGCGACAGCATTCAGGGTGTCGACGAAGACGGTCTGCCGGGCATCTACGTGGCACTGCTGCAGGCGGCCGAAACGATGCGCCGCGGCGGCGGCGTCGGCTACAACTTCTCCGCGATCCGCCCCAAGGGCGCGCGCGTGCACACCACCAGTTCGTCGGCATCGGGCCCGTGCAGTTATATCGACGTCTTCGACGCGTCGTGCCGGACTGTCGAAAGCGCCGGCTCGCGTCGTGGTGCGCAAATGGCCGTGCTCGACTGCACACACCCGGACCTGCCCGAGTTCATCGAGGCCAAGCATTCGAAGGGACGCTGGAACAACTTCAACGTCTCCGTCGCCGTCACCGACGAATTCATGCAGGCCGTCGAAGCCGACCTGCCGTGGCAACTCGTGCATCGCGCGGAGCCGTCGCCCGCGTTGCGCGCAGCCAGCGACCTGCGGCAACGTGAAGACGGTTTGTGGGTGTACGCCGAGAAACGCGCCCGTGAAATCTGGGAGCGCATCATGCGCTCGACCTACGACGTCGCCGAACCCGGCGTCGTGTTCATCTCGCGGATGAACGAAGACAACAACCTGCGCACGCTCGAAACGATCCGCGCAACCAATCCATGCGGCGAACAACCGTTGCCTGCTTATGGCTGCTGCAATCTCGGCCCGCTTAATCTGACGCGCTTCGTGATCGATCCGTTTGCGCAGGTGCGCGGCGGCAAACCGTCGTTCGACTGGGACGAACTCGCCGCACGCACGCGCACGCAGGTGCGTTTTCTCGATGACGTGCTCGACGTGACGCTGTGGCCGCTTCCCGAGCAATACGACGAATCGCGTGCGAAGCGCCGCATCGGTGTGGGATTTACCGGTCTCGGCGACACGCTCGTCATGTTGGGCTTGCGCTACGACCGCGCCGAAGGCCGCGACTTCGCCGCGCGCATCGCGCAACTGATGCGCGACGAGGCGTACCGCGCATCGGTCGAACTCGCGCGCGAACGCGGCGCGTTTGCGCTGTTCGATGCCGACAGCTATCTGGCCGATGGCACGTTTGCCTCGCGCCTGCCCGACGACATCAAGGCATCGATTCGCCGCGACGGCATCCGTAACAGCCATCTGCTTTCGATCGCGCCGACCGGCACCGTGAGCCTCGCGTTCGCGGACAATGCATCGAACGGTATCGAGCCCGCGTTCTCGTGGACCTATACGCGCATGAAGGTGATGGCCGATGGCAGCCGTGCGTCGTTTGCGGTCGAAGATCATGCGTATCGCGTCTATCGCGCGTTCGGCGGCAACGTCGATGCGTTGCCCGACTACTTCGTGAGCGCGCTCGACATGTCCGCGCGCGATCACCTCGACATGATGGCGGCCGTGCAACCGTACATCGACACGTCGATCTCGAAGACTGTCAACGTCCCTGCCGATTACCCGTTCGATGCGTTCGAAAACCTCTACTTCGATGCATGGAAAGGCGGCCTGAAAGGACTCGCCACCTACCGGCCCAACGAAACGCTCGGCGCGGTGCTGAGCGTGACGCCCCAATCCACCGACGATGCGCTCGCTGAAATCGACGCCGATCCGCTGCGCGTCGCCATCGATCATCGGCCGAAGGGCGAACTACCCGCGATCATCGAGAAGGTCGAATACCTGACGCAGGTGGGCAAGAAGTCGCTGTATGTCGCGGTGTCGTTCATCGAGGTGACGGGCAGAGTCGGCGGCGAAGACATGACGATCGAGCGGCCGATCGAGTTTTTCATCCCGGTCGGCCAGCGCGACGAATCGCAGCAATGGATCACGGCGACGATGCGTTCGCTGTCGCTCGCTGCGCGCGGAGGGTTCGTCGCGCGCAATCTGCAGGATCTGCGCAAGGTGTCGTGGGATCGCGGCCAGGTGCGGCTTGGCGATGTGCTGCGGCTCGATGGGCACCGGACGCCGCGCTGGCACGATTCGGAAGTCGCTGCACTTGCCTATGCGATCCAGCAGATTCTGCATCGGCGTGGGTTCCTCGATGCGGAAGGTAATCAGGTGCCGACGCGGTTGCTTGCGCGCTTGCCGCGTGGGCATCTTGCTGAAGCTGCGGCGCCTGTGGCCGGCCTTGCTGAACCGGATCGCGGCGATAGCGGCGAAACTGCCGCGCTGCCGGAAGGCGCAGGCCCGCTCGAACTGCGCACGATGCTCGGCCGCAAGTGCGATACGTGCGGCGCGAATGCGGTCATTCGTAAGGATGG
- a CDS encoding GlxA family transcriptional regulator, translating into MLHQRSESKEHSPPMSPDRTASLAHFAFMPLPNFTMIAFTNAIEVLRMANYLSGQTLYRWSIISPEGGLVSASNGLAVDTATAECAGQPDIVFVCGGIDVQRETTPAHLSTLRRFARAGVALGSLCTGTYALAKSGLLAGYACAIHWENMSALKEEFPDTRFLKELFVIDRDRVTCTGGVAPLDMMLNLIAARVGTPRVTQIAEQFIVEHVRDTSAQQRMPLVARLGSANKSLFEVIALMENNIEEPLSREELSRLANMSQRQLQRLFREHLGMTPTHYYLTLRLRRARELLLQTDMSIMHITMACGFQSACHFSKSYRDAFGTAPTRERRKQVAPLAHVMPGVTSGLALPA; encoded by the coding sequence CTGCTACACCAGAGATCAGAGTCGAAGGAACACTCGCCCCCCATGTCTCCCGACCGCACCGCGTCGCTGGCGCACTTTGCGTTCATGCCGCTGCCCAACTTCACGATGATCGCTTTTACCAATGCGATCGAAGTGCTGCGCATGGCCAACTACCTGAGCGGGCAAACGCTTTATCGCTGGTCGATCATCAGCCCCGAAGGCGGCCTCGTGTCGGCCAGCAACGGCCTTGCCGTCGACACCGCGACAGCGGAGTGCGCGGGTCAACCCGACATCGTGTTTGTCTGCGGCGGCATCGACGTGCAGCGCGAAACCACCCCGGCCCATCTGTCGACACTGCGCCGCTTCGCGCGCGCAGGCGTCGCGCTCGGCAGTCTGTGCACCGGCACTTATGCGCTCGCGAAATCGGGGCTGCTCGCGGGCTATGCGTGTGCGATCCATTGGGAAAACATGTCGGCGCTGAAGGAAGAGTTTCCCGACACGCGTTTCCTGAAAGAACTGTTCGTTATCGACCGTGACCGCGTAACCTGCACCGGCGGTGTCGCTCCGCTCGACATGATGCTGAACCTGATCGCGGCGCGCGTCGGTACGCCGCGCGTCACGCAGATCGCCGAGCAGTTCATCGTCGAGCATGTCCGTGATACCAGTGCACAGCAGCGCATGCCACTCGTCGCACGGCTCGGTTCGGCGAACAAGTCGCTGTTCGAAGTGATCGCGCTGATGGAAAACAACATCGAAGAGCCGTTGTCGCGTGAAGAGCTGTCGCGCCTCGCGAACATGTCGCAACGACAACTGCAACGGCTCTTTCGCGAGCACCTCGGCATGACGCCGACTCACTACTACCTGACCCTGCGCCTGCGCCGCGCGCGCGAACTGCTGCTGCAGACCGACATGTCGATCATGCACATCACGATGGCGTGCGGGTTCCAATCGGCGTGTCATTTCAGCAAGAGCTACCGCGATGCATTCGGCACGGCGCCGACACGCGAGCGCCGCAAACAGGTTGCACCGCTTGCTCACGTCATGCCGGGTGTGACAAGCGGGCTGGCGCTGCCGGCCTGA
- a CDS encoding serine hydroxymethyltransferase: MTNANPFFSQPLAERDAPVRSALLKELERQQSQVELIASENIVSRAVLEAQGSVLTNKYAEGYPGKRYYGGCEFADQIETLAIDRIKQIFNAGFANVQPHSGAQANGAVMLALTKPGDTVLGMSLDAGGHLTHGAKPALSGKWFNAVQYGVNRETMRIDYDQVEALANEHKPSLIIAGFSAYPRELDFARFRAIADSVGAKLMVDMAHIAGIIAAGRHQNPVEHAHVVTSTTHKTLRGPRGGFVLTNEEDIAKKINSAVFPGLQGGPLMHVIAGKAVAFGEALQDSFKTYIDSVLANAKALGDVLKDGGVDLVTGGTDNHLLLVDLRPKGLKGAQVEQALERAGITCNKNGIPFDTEKPTVTSGIRLGTPAGTTRGFGVAEFRETGRLILEVFDSLRDHPEGDPATEQRVRREIFALCERFPIY, translated from the coding sequence ATGACGAACGCCAATCCCTTCTTCTCGCAACCTCTTGCCGAACGCGACGCGCCGGTCCGCAGCGCGCTTCTCAAGGAGCTCGAGCGGCAGCAGTCGCAGGTGGAGCTGATCGCGTCGGAAAACATCGTGTCGCGTGCGGTGCTCGAAGCTCAGGGTTCGGTGCTGACCAACAAGTATGCGGAAGGCTACCCGGGCAAGCGCTACTACGGCGGTTGCGAGTTCGCCGACCAGATCGAGACGCTCGCCATCGATCGTATCAAGCAGATCTTCAATGCCGGTTTTGCGAACGTGCAGCCGCACTCGGGCGCGCAGGCAAACGGTGCGGTGATGCTGGCACTGACGAAACCGGGCGACACGGTGCTCGGCATGTCGCTCGACGCAGGCGGTCATCTCACGCACGGCGCCAAACCCGCGCTGTCGGGCAAGTGGTTCAACGCCGTGCAGTATGGCGTGAACCGCGAGACGATGCGCATCGATTACGACCAGGTCGAAGCGCTGGCCAATGAGCACAAGCCATCGCTGATCATCGCGGGTTTCTCCGCTTATCCGCGCGAGCTCGACTTCGCGCGCTTCCGGGCGATCGCCGACAGCGTCGGCGCGAAGCTGATGGTCGATATGGCGCATATCGCCGGGATCATCGCAGCCGGTCGTCATCAAAATCCGGTCGAGCACGCGCATGTCGTCACGTCGACCACGCACAAGACGCTGCGCGGTCCGCGCGGCGGCTTCGTGCTTACCAATGAAGAAGACATCGCGAAGAAGATCAACTCTGCCGTGTTCCCTGGCCTGCAGGGCGGCCCGTTGATGCACGTGATCGCCGGCAAGGCGGTTGCATTCGGCGAGGCGCTGCAGGACAGCTTCAAGACTTACATCGACAGCGTGCTCGCCAATGCAAAGGCGCTCGGCGACGTGTTGAAGGACGGCGGCGTCGATCTCGTGACGGGCGGCACCGACAACCATCTGCTGCTCGTCGATCTGCGTCCGAAGGGTCTGAAAGGCGCGCAGGTCGAACAGGCGCTCGAACGCGCGGGCATCACCTGCAACAAGAACGGCATCCCGTTCGATACCGAGAAGCCCACGGTCACCTCGGGCATCCGTCTCGGCACGCCGGCAGGCACGACGCGTGGTTTCGGTGTGGCGGAGTTCCGCGAAACGGGCCGTCTGATCCTCGAAGTGTTCGACTCGCTGCGCGACCATCCGGAAGGCGACCCCGCCACCGAACAGCGCGTGCGCCGCGAGATCTTCGCGCTGTGCGAGCGCTTCCCGATCTACTGA
- a CDS encoding dipeptidase yields MSTLHENSIIIDGLNISKFDRSVFEDMQKGGITATNCTVSVWESFEKTVDNIALMKQQIRENSELLTLVRTTDDILRAKKENRTGVILGFQNAHAFEDNLGYIEAFADMGVRVVQLCYNTQNLVGTGCYERDGGLSDFGREVITEMNRVGIMVDLSHVGGKTSSEAIAFSKKAVCYSHCLPSGLKEHPRNKSDEQLREIADAGGFVGVTMFAPFLKRGIDATVEDYVEAIDYVVNIVGEDTVGIGSDFTQGYTTDFFDWITHDKGRYRRLTNFGKVINPEGIRTIGEFPNLTAAMERAGWSETRIRKIMGENWVRVFRDVWGA; encoded by the coding sequence ATGAGCACTCTGCACGAGAACAGCATCATCATCGACGGTCTGAACATTTCGAAGTTCGACCGCTCGGTGTTCGAAGACATGCAAAAAGGCGGCATCACCGCGACCAACTGCACGGTGTCGGTCTGGGAGAGCTTTGAGAAGACCGTCGATAACATCGCACTGATGAAGCAGCAGATCCGCGAGAACAGCGAACTGCTGACGCTCGTGCGCACCACCGACGACATCCTGCGTGCCAAGAAAGAAAACCGCACCGGCGTGATTCTCGGCTTCCAGAACGCGCATGCGTTCGAGGACAACCTCGGCTATATCGAAGCGTTCGCCGATATGGGCGTGCGTGTCGTGCAGCTTTGCTACAACACGCAGAACCTGGTCGGCACCGGTTGCTACGAGCGTGACGGTGGCCTGTCGGATTTCGGTCGCGAAGTGATCACCGAAATGAACCGCGTCGGCATCATGGTCGATCTGTCGCATGTGGGTGGCAAGACGTCGTCGGAAGCGATCGCGTTCTCGAAGAAAGCAGTGTGCTACTCGCACTGTCTGCCGTCGGGGCTCAAGGAACATCCGCGCAACAAGTCCGACGAGCAGCTGCGGGAAATCGCCGATGCGGGCGGCTTTGTCGGCGTGACGATGTTTGCGCCGTTCCTGAAGCGCGGTATCGATGCAACCGTCGAAGACTATGTCGAAGCAATCGACTATGTGGTGAACATCGTTGGCGAGGACACGGTCGGCATCGGCAGCGATTTCACGCAGGGCTATACCACCGATTTCTTTGACTGGATCACGCATGACAAGGGCCGTTATCGCCGCCTGACGAACTTCGGCAAGGTCATCAATCCGGAAGGCATCCGCACGATCGGCGAGTTTCCGAACCTCACGGCCGCGATGGAGCGCGCCGGCTGGAGCGAGACCCGTATTCGCAAGATCATGGGTGAGAACTGGGTGCGCGTCTTCCGCGATGTGTGGGGAGCCTGA
- a CDS encoding DUF5943 domain-containing protein, with translation MQPQLPIDVDPNTGVWTTDALPMLYVPRHFFTNNHTAVEEALGRDTYAEILYKAGYKSAYHWCDKEAKQHGISGMAVFEHYLKRLSQRGWGLFKIVEADPARAHARIELHHSSFVLAQPDKSGKLCYMFAGWFAGAMDWVNDTTDAGKDAPRSQSKEVQCAAEHHAHCVFEVSPLA, from the coding sequence ATGCAACCGCAACTGCCGATCGACGTCGATCCCAACACCGGCGTATGGACTACCGACGCGCTGCCGATGCTGTACGTGCCGCGTCATTTCTTCACGAATAACCACACGGCAGTCGAAGAAGCGCTGGGTCGCGACACGTATGCCGAGATTCTTTATAAGGCCGGTTATAAATCGGCTTACCACTGGTGCGATAAGGAAGCGAAACAGCACGGCATTAGCGGAATGGCGGTGTTCGAACATTATCTGAAGCGTCTGTCGCAGCGCGGTTGGGGTCTGTTCAAGATCGTCGAGGCCGACCCGGCGCGTGCGCATGCGCGCATCGAGCTGCATCACTCGTCGTTCGTGCTCGCGCAGCCCGACAAGAGCGGCAAGCTTTGCTACATGTTCGCAGGCTGGTTCGCCGGCGCGATGGACTGGGTGAATGACACGACCGACGCGGGCAAAGATGCGCCGCGTTCGCAGTCGAAGGAAGTGCAGTGCGCCGCCGAACATCACGCGCACTGCGTGTTCGAAGTGTCGCCGCTCGCCTGA